A portion of the Streptomyces coeruleoprunus genome contains these proteins:
- a CDS encoding NAD(P)-dependent oxidoreductase, protein MSTTSANAPVTVIGLGPMGRAMAAAFLDRGHAVTVWNRTPSRADDLVRRGARLAPTVEEALGAAELVVLSLTDYDAVYAVLGEAPPAALKGRVLVNLTSDTPDKARTAAAWAAERGATQLTGGVLTPPSGIGDAASTTLYSGPREVFDAHRATLEVLTTPDHRGEDPGLAALLYQLNMVMFWTALTSYWQAVAMAGAHGLKAADILPLAVDALNLRQFLEFYTPRVDAGDHGGDVDRLAMGLASTEHVLHTAADAGVDTALPAAVAAVFRRGMDAGHAADSSSSLVEVLKKPETA, encoded by the coding sequence TTGAGCACGACCTCAGCCAACGCCCCCGTCACCGTCATCGGCCTGGGCCCCATGGGCCGCGCCATGGCCGCCGCGTTCCTCGACCGCGGCCACGCCGTCACCGTCTGGAACCGCACGCCGTCCCGCGCCGACGACCTCGTCCGGCGCGGCGCCCGCCTCGCGCCCACCGTCGAAGAGGCGCTCGGCGCAGCCGAGTTGGTGGTCCTGAGCCTGACGGACTACGACGCCGTCTACGCCGTACTGGGCGAGGCCCCTCCGGCCGCCCTGAAGGGCCGCGTCCTCGTGAACCTGACCTCCGACACCCCCGACAAGGCCCGCACCGCGGCCGCCTGGGCCGCCGAGCGCGGCGCCACACAGCTCACCGGCGGCGTCCTGACCCCGCCCTCGGGCATCGGCGACGCCGCCTCCACGACCCTGTACAGCGGCCCGCGCGAGGTCTTCGACGCCCACCGCGCCACCCTGGAGGTGCTCACGACCCCCGACCACCGCGGCGAGGACCCCGGCCTCGCTGCGCTCCTCTACCAGCTCAACATGGTCATGTTCTGGACGGCCCTCACCAGTTACTGGCAGGCCGTCGCCATGGCGGGCGCCCACGGTCTGAAGGCCGCCGACATCCTGCCGCTCGCCGTCGACGCCCTGAACCTCCGTCAGTTCCTGGAGTTCTACACGCCCCGCGTCGACGCCGGCGACCACGGGGGCGACGTCGACCGCCTCGCGATGGGCCTCGCGAGCACCGAACACGTCCTGCACACCGCCGCGGACGCGGGCGTCGACACCGCCCTGCCCGCCGCCGTCGCCGCTGTCTTCCGGCGCGGCATGGACGCCGGCCACGCCGCGGACAGCTCCTCCAGCCTGGTGGAGGTCCTGAAGAAGCCCGAAACCGCCTAG